In Sinorhizobium numidicum, the following proteins share a genomic window:
- a CDS encoding glycosyltransferase family 2 protein encodes MDPITATASIHHYVKARLRRTWKAREVKYERLRSGLDHARHVVVFVVRDEGRRLPFFLQYYRNLGFEHFICIDNRSADGTREQLSGCSDVSIVSGGGSYKGARFGNDWINAVINRHCRGKWILYVDADEFFVYPHCDTQPVSSLTAYLESIGNQSLQSVMVDMYSRRPILENICEVGRDPLEICNLFDRTGYASHFDKRNQTIWIKGGVRGRVYFQNRIWDGPALNKVPLVYMGGERMFLKSSHQVWPLSLNLGETRTAVRISGSLLHFKFLSTFAKRAIDPLNRAEHTEEYTAYTTTSIDNADFVSSNTTEYKSWHDLSEAGLMQGIGWIYWKCDQSRVMSSQLS; translated from the coding sequence ATGGACCCGATCACAGCCACCGCCAGCATACACCACTACGTCAAGGCTCGCCTGCGTCGGACCTGGAAAGCCAGGGAGGTGAAATACGAGCGGCTCCGCAGTGGACTCGACCACGCTCGTCACGTCGTTGTCTTCGTCGTTCGTGACGAGGGGCGCCGGCTTCCCTTCTTTCTCCAATACTATCGAAATCTCGGGTTCGAGCACTTCATCTGTATCGACAACCGATCGGCCGATGGCACGCGCGAGCAATTGTCAGGCTGCAGTGATGTGTCCATCGTTTCAGGCGGAGGCTCCTATAAGGGCGCGCGCTTCGGCAACGACTGGATCAATGCGGTTATCAACCGGCACTGCAGGGGCAAGTGGATTCTCTACGTCGATGCGGATGAGTTTTTCGTTTATCCACATTGCGATACACAACCGGTCAGTAGTTTGACTGCTTATCTTGAATCAATCGGCAATCAATCCCTGCAATCGGTCATGGTCGACATGTATAGTCGGAGGCCTATTCTTGAAAATATCTGCGAGGTAGGGCGTGACCCTCTTGAGATTTGCAATCTATTTGACCGCACCGGCTACGCATCGCATTTCGACAAACGCAATCAAACAATCTGGATCAAAGGCGGCGTTCGCGGACGGGTGTACTTTCAAAACCGGATTTGGGATGGGCCTGCACTCAACAAAGTGCCCCTGGTTTATATGGGCGGAGAACGCATGTTCCTGAAATCGTCGCATCAGGTTTGGCCGCTTTCCCTCAATCTTGGCGAAACGCGGACTGCCGTCAGAATCTCGGGGTCACTTCTACATTTCAAGTTCTTGTCGACCTTCGCCAAGAGGGCAATCGATCCGCTTAACCGGGCTGAGCATACCGAAGAATACACGGCGTATACCACCACAAGTATCGACAACGCCGACTTCGTAAGCAGCAATACTACTGAATACAAATCCTGGCATGACCTATCGGAGGCGGGACTTATGCAAGGCATTGGATGGATATACTGGAAATGCGATCAATCAAGAGTAATGTCATCACAGCTCAGCTAG
- a CDS encoding glycosyltransferase family 8 protein gives MNIQCVVYVADVEYSFPTILSALQAREFSSPTSDVCILMSEHLDNFDELRSLLALRGVQLVDATEALQQALGRLDGSHFQGRISVSTMAKLVLCDVLPPHYTQILYLDGDTQIVSSLSELQNAYVPEGKFFAARDYTSIHDFLHCGKDSHYFNAGFLKFHRNGWIGPEALELFVKNPAACDGKHDQGALNYVCGSSLILVSSRWNFPKQFLHLVNSSSLSVVHYMAHPKPWHGTFFPWTDKESQVYVELRKAHPLFRSLYRGINLDRKALYKYRSLKERVAHTIRQNKFGPQLQGLFVGDYAV, from the coding sequence ATGAACATTCAATGCGTCGTTTACGTAGCAGATGTCGAATATTCGTTTCCGACGATCCTGTCAGCGCTCCAGGCACGAGAATTCTCAAGTCCGACAAGCGATGTCTGTATCCTCATGTCGGAGCATCTGGATAATTTTGACGAGCTAAGAAGCCTGCTTGCATTGCGCGGGGTTCAGCTGGTGGACGCCACAGAAGCCCTGCAGCAGGCCCTCGGCAGACTCGACGGCTCCCACTTCCAAGGGCGCATCAGCGTCAGCACCATGGCGAAGCTCGTGCTTTGCGACGTCCTGCCGCCACACTATACGCAGATTCTCTATCTCGATGGCGATACCCAGATCGTCAGCAGCTTGAGCGAGCTTCAAAATGCCTATGTCCCTGAGGGGAAATTCTTTGCGGCTCGCGACTACACGTCCATTCATGACTTTCTGCACTGTGGCAAAGACAGCCACTACTTCAACGCGGGTTTCCTCAAATTTCACCGCAATGGCTGGATCGGTCCGGAAGCGCTGGAGCTCTTCGTCAAGAATCCGGCTGCCTGCGACGGGAAGCATGATCAGGGTGCTCTGAACTATGTCTGCGGCTCCTCACTCATTCTCGTTTCAAGCCGCTGGAACTTTCCCAAGCAGTTCCTTCACCTCGTCAATTCGTCCTCCTTGTCCGTCGTCCACTACATGGCGCATCCGAAGCCTTGGCATGGAACATTCTTTCCGTGGACCGACAAGGAAAGCCAAGTCTATGTGGAGTTGCGCAAGGCCCATCCACTGTTTCGGTCTCTCTACCGGGGAATAAACTTAGATCGCAAGGCCTTATACAAGTATCGCTCCTTGAAGGAGCGTGTCGCGCACACCATTCGGCAAAACAAATTCGGCCCGCAGCTGCAGGGCCTGTTTGTCGGAGATTACGCTGTCTGA
- a CDS encoding polysaccharide biosynthesis/export family protein: MKRLFLPALRLSGCLAMLAVAWTAPFEAAHAEPYTLVPEDRIKLRIVEWRSSEEQYASWQALEGTYAVDHAGNLSIPIAGQVTAIGKTTEQVSDAIANSLTERATLPGRPFIAVEIAEHAPIFITGAVETPGRYSFQTNMTVMKAVSVAGGFLRRGETYTLERNRIEAAGAYRTAALVQRDLLVRRARLSAEIAGETSFEIPAELSGTPDIDKLKEEETNLMRLRRIELKSRIDAAGDLSRLYSQEIKTLEAKITTQKRQIDLAQREFDSVNNLASKGLTDNARHLSVDRGLAEAQGRLLDLEIALTKARQSLSESEQEKLNIVNKQNAENQQEVNTIDLAIRKSAIDIQVARLLGEQADYSAQVAGSAQEEAVALGNIGKTFRIMRRNDDGSYSHIDADETTPLFPHDLVEVGVGVASQKSSLSQRPQLSPAMIANVAQEGRPASEPLEPTKRRP; this comes from the coding sequence ATGAAACGACTTTTCTTGCCCGCTCTTCGCCTTTCCGGTTGCCTCGCCATGCTTGCCGTCGCCTGGACGGCGCCTTTTGAAGCAGCCCATGCCGAACCTTATACGCTTGTCCCGGAGGACAGGATAAAGCTGCGCATTGTTGAGTGGCGTTCGTCTGAGGAACAATATGCCAGTTGGCAGGCGCTCGAAGGGACATATGCGGTCGATCATGCGGGCAACCTGTCGATCCCCATCGCGGGCCAGGTCACGGCCATCGGCAAGACGACCGAGCAGGTCTCCGACGCCATTGCGAACTCCTTAACCGAAAGGGCAACGCTGCCGGGCAGACCCTTCATCGCCGTGGAAATCGCCGAGCATGCGCCGATCTTCATCACCGGCGCCGTTGAGACGCCAGGGCGCTATTCCTTCCAAACGAACATGACCGTGATGAAAGCGGTCAGCGTTGCCGGCGGCTTTCTGCGCCGCGGGGAAACCTACACCCTCGAGCGCAACCGGATCGAAGCCGCCGGCGCCTATCGCACGGCCGCCCTCGTTCAACGCGATCTCCTTGTTCGACGGGCCCGGCTCAGCGCCGAAATCGCCGGTGAAACCAGCTTCGAGATCCCCGCGGAACTTTCGGGCACGCCAGACATCGACAAGTTGAAGGAGGAAGAAACCAACCTGATGCGACTGAGGCGCATCGAGCTCAAAAGCCGGATCGACGCGGCCGGTGACCTCAGCCGTCTTTACAGCCAGGAAATAAAGACGCTTGAGGCAAAGATCACCACGCAGAAGCGGCAGATCGACCTCGCACAGCGGGAGTTCGACAGCGTCAACAACCTCGCCAGCAAGGGTCTGACCGACAATGCGCGGCATTTGTCCGTCGATCGAGGTTTGGCGGAGGCCCAGGGCCGGTTGCTCGACCTGGAAATCGCCCTCACCAAGGCCCGTCAGTCGCTCAGCGAAAGCGAGCAGGAAAAGCTCAACATCGTCAACAAACAAAATGCCGAGAACCAGCAGGAGGTGAATACGATCGATTTGGCAATCCGCAAGTCGGCAATCGACATCCAAGTCGCACGTTTGCTTGGCGAACAGGCCGACTACAGCGCGCAGGTTGCAGGGAGCGCACAGGAGGAGGCCGTCGCGCTTGGCAACATTGGCAAAACCTTCAGGATCATGCGCCGCAACGACGACGGAAGCTATAGCCATATCGATGCCGATGAAACGACGCCCTTGTTTCCGCACGACCTGGTCGAGGTCGGCGTCGGCGTGGCCTCGCAAAAATCATCCCTGTCGCAGCGCCCACAACTTTCGCCCGCAATGATCGCAAACGTGGCGCAGGAGGGTCGGCCTGCCTCCGAGCCGCTCGAGCCGACCAAGAGACGGCCATGA
- a CDS encoding glycosyltransferase family 2 protein → MQARFDHTLPRRAECAPLPLRTAVGIASAGRPATLHQTIHYLAAMQAPPVRTIVCVPDMDDAGSLSSSPGVELIVGRRGLTCQRNAIIRAAAPDTDIIVFLDDDFVPAPDFMARMAAVFARQEDVVIATGEVLADGILGKGLSMAEALSIIERAGERPELVTDVYNAYGCNMVVRLAPVLEQALTFDEELPLYGWLEDVDFSRTIARHGRSVKVAGALGVHLGVKSGRQPGLRLGYSQVANPAYLMRKGTMTSARAIAQISRNMLANLRGVLIADRSVDRLGRLRGNIVAMRDLVAGNASPSRVLEFSSSSIKPSPSTPANRSEQTS, encoded by the coding sequence ATGCAAGCGCGTTTTGACCACACCTTGCCCCGTCGCGCGGAGTGCGCACCGCTCCCGTTGCGCACCGCCGTCGGCATCGCTTCGGCCGGCCGCCCAGCGACGCTTCATCAGACGATCCACTATCTGGCTGCGATGCAAGCTCCTCCCGTGCGGACGATCGTATGCGTGCCGGACATGGACGATGCGGGCTCGCTTTCGAGCTCGCCCGGCGTCGAACTCATCGTCGGCCGGCGCGGCCTCACGTGCCAACGCAACGCGATCATCCGCGCCGCGGCGCCGGATACGGATATTATCGTCTTCCTCGACGACGACTTCGTTCCCGCACCCGACTTCATGGCGCGAATGGCAGCCGTTTTTGCGCGGCAGGAGGATGTCGTCATCGCTACCGGCGAAGTCCTGGCTGACGGTATCCTCGGCAAGGGCCTGAGCATGGCCGAGGCGCTCAGCATCATTGAAAGGGCGGGCGAGCGGCCCGAATTGGTGACGGACGTCTACAATGCTTACGGCTGCAACATGGTGGTGCGCCTGGCGCCCGTCCTGGAACAGGCACTGACATTTGACGAAGAACTTCCGCTCTATGGCTGGCTGGAAGATGTCGACTTCAGCAGAACCATCGCACGTCACGGGCGATCCGTTAAGGTCGCGGGAGCCCTCGGCGTTCATCTCGGGGTCAAGTCGGGTCGTCAGCCTGGTCTACGGCTTGGCTACTCGCAGGTCGCCAATCCTGCCTACCTGATGCGCAAGGGCACGATGACGAGCGCGCGCGCGATCGCGCAGATAAGTCGCAATATGTTGGCAAACCTTCGCGGCGTGCTGATCGCTGACCGCTCCGTCGATCGGCTTGGCCGCCTGCGCGGCAATATCGTCGCCATGAGAGATCTTGTCGCCGGCAATGCCTCTCCTTCGCGCGTCCTGGAATTCAGCAGCAGCTCAATCAAACCGTCGCCATCGACCCCCGCGAACCGGAGCGAGCAGACGTCATGA
- a CDS encoding cellulose synthase operon protein YhjQ/BcsQ → MNYVYGGVSPIALPVSNNSANSPLALQDVFFFLRVRWPWIVSTITAFLAIAIIHLATANPTFVADTQLLVMLPANTSETQRASAEDAFIEVQLQIAGSSDVLAATASALDLASDPDFADQPPSSKDIAKEWLMGLLPGRAEPGSQAGEAQPGARTEEQKRIDRIIMRLRGMVTLRRSGRSTILQISAAASSPDKAAKIANTVAQEYIRKNIQMNAQAAQQYSKWLEKFVTEQQRELSEAANALTTFRANPRDQFKLAELRGAADARRALFESTLTRFTEAKQRVSYPVSDATIVSAATPPLSKERPRSSLILGFSIAVGAGAGLMLAMIRHVGDRRIIRARQLIQAAGLKSVTLLGRRSALFSPAADASNGAAILRTLDGMGELAAIVAGLRRRQRTVIGIVAVNPGSGASTMARELAILTALSGSQTLLIDAAAPNSSLSAAIAPQVAIGLVDVLDDVDLMEKAVISLAPTLQFLPLGKVGRVTPAIRIGSGRTQWSFDALKKKYDTILVDLPAFSASPDTNAIAPELDGVLVVTAYGRTSVDDAVRAIDSMRNVDGEILGAVINNAPARMLR, encoded by the coding sequence ATGAATTACGTCTATGGCGGTGTTTCCCCGATAGCCCTCCCCGTCTCGAACAATAGCGCCAATTCGCCGTTGGCCTTGCAGGACGTGTTCTTTTTTCTTCGCGTGCGCTGGCCCTGGATCGTCTCTACGATCACAGCCTTCCTCGCCATAGCGATTATTCACCTCGCGACAGCCAATCCGACGTTCGTGGCGGACACCCAGCTCCTCGTCATGCTGCCGGCCAACACGTCCGAGACGCAAAGAGCCTCGGCCGAAGATGCGTTCATAGAAGTGCAGCTGCAGATTGCCGGTTCCAGCGACGTACTCGCCGCAACAGCATCCGCGCTCGATCTCGCCAGCGACCCGGATTTCGCCGATCAGCCGCCGTCGTCCAAGGACATCGCAAAAGAATGGTTGATGGGTCTTCTTCCGGGCCGCGCAGAACCAGGCAGCCAAGCGGGCGAAGCCCAGCCGGGAGCGCGGACGGAAGAGCAGAAACGGATCGATCGGATCATCATGCGGCTGCGCGGCATGGTGACTTTGCGTCGGAGCGGGCGATCCACGATCCTGCAAATATCGGCGGCGGCATCCAGCCCCGACAAGGCAGCGAAAATCGCCAACACGGTCGCGCAGGAATATATCCGCAAAAACATCCAGATGAATGCGCAGGCCGCGCAACAATATAGCAAATGGCTGGAGAAATTCGTCACTGAGCAACAGCGCGAATTGAGTGAGGCAGCCAACGCCTTGACCACCTTCAGGGCCAATCCACGCGACCAGTTCAAGCTTGCCGAATTGCGGGGCGCCGCGGACGCCCGCCGCGCACTCTTCGAAAGTACCCTGACGCGATTTACGGAAGCGAAACAGCGCGTCTCCTATCCGGTCTCCGACGCCACAATCGTTTCCGCGGCAACCCCGCCACTTTCCAAGGAGCGTCCGCGTAGCAGCCTGATCCTCGGTTTTTCCATCGCCGTCGGCGCAGGCGCCGGCTTGATGTTGGCCATGATACGGCATGTCGGTGATCGCCGGATCATCCGCGCCCGGCAGCTCATCCAAGCAGCAGGCTTGAAATCGGTCACATTGTTGGGACGTCGCTCTGCCTTGTTTTCCCCTGCCGCCGACGCAAGCAATGGTGCCGCCATTCTTAGGACTCTGGATGGCATGGGCGAATTGGCCGCGATTGTCGCAGGTTTGCGACGCAGACAACGGACCGTCATCGGGATAGTAGCGGTCAATCCTGGCAGCGGGGCGTCCACCATGGCCCGCGAACTTGCGATCCTCACCGCGCTGTCGGGCTCGCAAACCCTTCTTATTGATGCGGCCGCCCCAAATTCCTCCCTGAGCGCGGCAATTGCGCCTCAAGTCGCGATCGGTCTCGTCGATGTGCTCGACGATGTCGACCTGATGGAGAAGGCGGTGATCTCGCTTGCGCCGACTCTGCAATTTCTGCCGCTTGGTAAAGTCGGCAGGGTCACTCCAGCCATTCGTATCGGCTCGGGCCGGACACAATGGAGTTTTGATGCCCTGAAGAAGAAATACGACACCATTCTCGTCGACCTCCCCGCATTCTCTGCTTCCCCGGATACGAATGCGATAGCGCCGGAACTGGACGGAGTCCTGGTGGTGACAGCCTACGGGCGCACATCCGTCGATGACGCAGTCAGGGCGATCGACAGCATGCGCAACGTCGACGGCGAGATCCTCGGCGCCGTCATCAACAACGCCCCAGCCAGAATGCTGCGATGA
- a CDS encoding sugar transferase, translating into MVSRARSREAERPWRGIDVSAHTPNFSGSRSDPLGRTSKRAVDLLLGTFALVALAPLLLIVAIIVKLGDGGPVLYSHTRVGFGGTPFGCLKFRTMKTNASAQLAELLKTDPAARMEWEATRKLKDDPRITVVGEILRRSSLDELPQLINVVRGEMSLVGPRPVTAEELPRYGEHVLTYFVARPGLTGHWQTSGRNDVSYQSRVSLDVHYVRTWSLWRDFAIMLKTVPSLFSQRGSY; encoded by the coding sequence ATGGTGAGCAGAGCACGGAGCCGAGAGGCAGAACGGCCATGGCGCGGCATTGACGTTTCCGCGCATACTCCCAATTTCAGCGGATCCAGATCTGATCCCCTCGGACGAACCTCCAAACGCGCAGTCGACCTTTTGCTCGGAACATTCGCCTTGGTGGCCCTTGCTCCACTTCTTCTCATCGTGGCGATCATCGTGAAACTTGGTGATGGCGGTCCGGTCCTTTACTCGCATACGCGGGTGGGATTTGGCGGCACCCCTTTCGGATGCCTCAAATTCCGCACGATGAAGACGAATGCAAGCGCTCAACTCGCAGAACTGCTGAAGACCGATCCTGCCGCCCGGATGGAATGGGAAGCGACCCGGAAGCTGAAGGATGATCCGAGGATTACGGTTGTCGGCGAAATCCTGAGGCGATCGAGCCTCGATGAGCTCCCGCAGCTCATCAACGTCGTTCGCGGAGAGATGAGCCTGGTGGGACCACGACCGGTCACGGCCGAGGAACTGCCACGCTACGGAGAGCACGTTCTCACCTATTTTGTCGCCCGTCCGGGTCTGACCGGCCATTGGCAGACGAGCGGGCGCAACGATGTCAGCTATCAGAGCCGCGTATCGCTCGACGTCCACTATGTCCGGACCTGGTCGCTCTGGAGGGACTTCGCCATCATGCTCAAGACCGTTCCGAGCCTGTTTTCGCAGCGCGGGTCATACTAG
- a CDS encoding Crp/Fnr family transcriptional regulator, whose translation MDGPIFSRCYSIETGRALVSPFGGGRRAAVDDGFAFFRSSVRTFRRGEIIAMPGVRIDKFARVQHGLVIASTVLPDGREFIAEVIPTAGVIGELEVLRRQTLSLEYRAATDCELHFFEGRLLREKYVSDPDFQESVLLKALARVSELELRIISNAGSSLQSRLASTLLRLSKVYAKEAPNSRDELIISQHDLAATLPASREKVNRCLRRLRESKIIDGAQGRIRILNRKALQACADSTFSEK comes from the coding sequence ATGGACGGCCCTATATTCAGCCGCTGTTACAGTATCGAGACTGGTCGTGCGCTTGTTTCGCCGTTTGGTGGTGGGCGCCGCGCGGCCGTGGACGATGGATTCGCCTTCTTTCGCTCGAGCGTGAGGACCTTTCGCCGCGGCGAGATTATCGCCATGCCAGGCGTCCGCATCGACAAGTTTGCTCGCGTGCAGCACGGCCTGGTCATTGCGAGCACTGTTTTGCCTGATGGCAGGGAGTTCATCGCCGAGGTCATACCCACGGCCGGGGTTATTGGTGAGCTCGAAGTCTTGCGGAGGCAGACGTTGAGTCTGGAATATCGCGCCGCTACCGACTGCGAACTTCACTTCTTCGAAGGACGGCTGCTGCGCGAGAAATACGTCAGCGATCCTGATTTTCAGGAATCGGTCCTGCTCAAGGCATTGGCGCGTGTTTCGGAGCTTGAGCTTCGCATTATTTCGAATGCCGGGTCGAGCCTGCAATCAAGACTGGCAAGCACGCTGTTGCGGCTCTCGAAAGTTTACGCCAAAGAGGCGCCAAACTCCCGGGACGAATTGATCATTTCACAGCATGACCTTGCGGCGACGCTTCCGGCTTCTCGCGAGAAGGTCAATAGGTGCCTCCGGCGATTGCGGGAGAGCAAGATCATCGACGGAGCGCAAGGCCGGATCCGTATCCTTAACCGCAAGGCTTTGCAAGCTTGCGCCGACAGCACGTTCTCGGAGAAATGA
- a CDS encoding glycosyltransferase family 4 protein, with the protein MTAAGIDRVVIIDDYSAARGGATTLSLLSARLFRDLGIPVTYICGDDGANAELRARDVTILALGGRDLLSAKRMMAAFTGIHNLHAARMIAAWIRTNDTPNTAYHVHGWSKILSPAIFSSLVPVASRCVIHAHDFFAACPNGAYFDYQAQRICPHPPLGGACLATACDKRSYPQKLWRVVRGANVQRLLRDQDKFGRIVLLHEKMQGYFLRAGYPATRTKTIRNPVAFLSPERVKTEDNDEFFFIGRLDEEKGIEDAVAATKRARARLCVIGDGPLMGKVSASGSHVRTLGWLSHAEISQAIRKARALVMPSRYPEPFGLVAIEAARSGVPVILSKDAFLAEEMTGAGIALSCNTGDEEAFSDVLVRFREMPKDEIRQMSELAFRSSSRLALTNDEWRDALLAEYRVLISQSTASIGTTPLKGVFA; encoded by the coding sequence TTGACCGCCGCGGGCATTGACCGAGTGGTCATCATTGACGACTACTCTGCGGCGCGCGGTGGGGCAACGACCCTTTCCCTGTTGTCTGCAAGGCTTTTTCGCGATCTTGGTATTCCCGTGACCTATATTTGCGGCGACGATGGCGCGAACGCGGAACTGCGGGCTCGGGATGTTACCATCCTCGCCTTGGGCGGCCGCGATTTGCTGAGCGCCAAGCGAATGATGGCGGCTTTTACCGGAATCCATAATCTCCATGCCGCTCGGATGATAGCTGCTTGGATCAGGACAAACGACACCCCCAACACGGCCTATCATGTGCATGGCTGGTCAAAGATCCTTTCGCCGGCAATTTTCAGCTCCCTGGTCCCGGTTGCGAGTCGGTGTGTTATTCACGCGCATGATTTCTTCGCGGCCTGTCCGAACGGCGCCTATTTCGATTATCAGGCCCAGAGAATCTGCCCCCATCCTCCGCTCGGGGGGGCTTGCCTTGCGACCGCCTGTGACAAGCGAAGCTATCCGCAAAAGCTTTGGCGGGTTGTGCGGGGTGCCAATGTCCAGCGGCTTTTGAGGGACCAGGACAAGTTTGGCAGAATCGTTCTTCTTCACGAGAAGATGCAGGGCTATTTCCTACGTGCCGGCTACCCGGCCACTCGGACCAAAACAATTCGCAATCCTGTCGCTTTCCTTTCTCCCGAACGCGTCAAGACGGAAGATAACGATGAGTTCTTCTTCATCGGTCGACTGGACGAGGAGAAGGGCATCGAAGATGCGGTGGCAGCCACGAAGCGAGCCAGAGCACGGCTTTGTGTGATTGGCGACGGCCCGCTGATGGGAAAGGTTTCGGCATCGGGCTCCCATGTGAGGACTCTCGGGTGGCTATCGCACGCGGAAATCAGCCAGGCGATCCGCAAGGCGCGTGCACTTGTTATGCCTTCGCGGTATCCGGAGCCGTTCGGTCTGGTCGCGATCGAAGCGGCACGCAGTGGCGTTCCGGTTATCCTGTCGAAAGACGCGTTTCTCGCCGAAGAGATGACCGGTGCGGGTATCGCGCTTTCCTGCAATACGGGCGATGAAGAAGCTTTTTCCGATGTTCTGGTGCGCTTCCGGGAAATGCCAAAGGACGAGATTCGCCAAATGAGCGAGCTTGCCTTCCGATCGTCATCACGTCTGGCGTTGACGAACGATGAATGGCGGGATGCCCTCCTGGCCGAGTATCGGGTGCTCATTTCGCAAAGCACCGCGTCAATAGGGACTACACCGCTTAAAGGAGTTTTCGCGTGA
- a CDS encoding glycosyltransferase family 4 protein: MFDLAPALPEVLAFRADEPTIVKARTADASSGSDGKKLRVAIVHYWLVSMRGGEKVVEELCRMFPDADIFTLVCNRDRLSAFLQARTIHTSFLQKIPGAQRHYTKMLPLMPFALEHFDLQDYDLVLSSESGPAKGVITRADALHICYCHSPMRYIWDQFHVYRHGLSWPGRALMTATAPILRAWDVTTATRVDAFVANSAYVANRIRRFYDREATVIHPPVAVDDFTIGSGRGDFYLYAGQLTAYKRPDIAVRACSETGRKLVVIGEGEQEAFLKSIAGPTVQFLGHQPFPVLRDHLSRCRALLFPGVEDFGILPVEAMASGRPVLAFDAGGARETVSSSAVGFRFARQTPEALLEAIEAFERVEDDMDASLIREHAAQFSSATFRNRLTAFIEQQLSAHFGGSDASIAPFAGQRAGAN; encoded by the coding sequence ATGTTCGACTTAGCGCCTGCGCTTCCTGAGGTCTTAGCCTTCAGGGCCGATGAACCGACGATCGTGAAAGCCAGGACGGCCGATGCCTCCAGTGGAAGCGATGGCAAGAAGCTTCGCGTCGCCATTGTACATTATTGGCTCGTATCGATGCGCGGCGGCGAAAAGGTGGTCGAGGAACTGTGCCGGATGTTTCCCGACGCCGATATTTTCACGCTGGTCTGCAACCGGGATCGTCTCAGCGCCTTTCTGCAGGCACGGACCATCCACACATCCTTTCTGCAGAAGATTCCCGGTGCGCAACGGCACTATACCAAGATGCTGCCGCTGATGCCCTTCGCGCTCGAACATTTTGACCTGCAGGACTACGATCTGGTGTTATCGAGTGAATCGGGGCCGGCCAAAGGGGTCATAACCCGGGCGGACGCGCTTCATATATGCTATTGCCACTCCCCGATGCGTTACATCTGGGACCAGTTTCATGTCTATCGGCATGGGCTTTCCTGGCCGGGCCGGGCATTGATGACGGCGACTGCGCCGATATTGCGGGCCTGGGATGTGACGACCGCGACGCGGGTCGATGCTTTCGTGGCCAACTCCGCCTATGTCGCCAACCGCATCCGACGCTTCTATGACCGGGAAGCCACGGTCATTCATCCACCCGTTGCCGTTGACGATTTCACGATCGGCAGTGGACGGGGCGACTTCTATCTCTATGCCGGGCAACTGACCGCCTACAAGCGGCCGGATATCGCGGTGCGCGCCTGTAGTGAGACGGGTCGGAAGTTGGTGGTGATCGGGGAGGGCGAACAGGAAGCCTTCCTCAAATCCATCGCCGGTCCCACCGTGCAATTCCTTGGGCATCAGCCCTTCCCCGTCCTGCGCGATCACCTGTCGCGGTGCCGCGCTCTCTTGTTTCCCGGGGTCGAGGATTTTGGCATTCTTCCGGTGGAGGCGATGGCATCCGGGCGGCCAGTCCTGGCCTTTGATGCCGGCGGGGCGCGAGAGACTGTCTCGTCCTCCGCTGTTGGATTTCGTTTTGCGCGCCAGACGCCGGAGGCACTTCTCGAAGCCATCGAGGCCTTCGAGCGGGTCGAGGACGATATGGACGCGAGCCTCATCCGCGAGCATGCAGCGCAATTCTCTTCGGCGACCTTCCGCAACCGTCTGACTGCCTTCATCGAGCAGCAGTTGTCGGCGCATTTCGGCGGCTCGGATGCCTCGATCGCGCCTTTCGCGGGTCAGCGCGCCGGCGCCAATTGA